One window of the Streptomyces sp. NBC_00259 genome contains the following:
- a CDS encoding urease subunit alpha: protein MAELSRAVYADLFGPTTGDRIRLADTELLVEIEEDRSGGPGRAGDEAVFGGGKVIRESMGQSRTTRAEGAPDTVVTGAVIIDHWGVVKADIGIRDGRITGIGKAGNPDTMDGVHPDLVIGPETEVIAGNGKIVTAGAIDAHVHFISPTIVDQALTSGITTLVGGGTGPAEGTKATTITPGPWHLARMFEALEAFPVNIGLLGKGNTTSREAMYSQLRGGALGFKIHEDWGATPAVIDACLGVCEETGAQLAVHTDTLNEAGFVGDTLAAIAGRTIHAYHTEGAGGGHAPDIITVVSEPYVLPSSTNPTRPHTINTIEEHLDMLMVCHHLNPAVPEDLAFAESRIRPSTIAAEDVLHDIGAISIISSDSQAMGRVGEVVLRTWQTAHVMKLRRGTLPGDGRADNLRVRRYVAKYTINPAVAQGLDHEIGSVEPGKLADLVLWEPAFFGVKPQLVIKGGQIAYAQMGDANASIPTPQPVLPRRMFGALGRAPAAGSFNFVAGAAIEDGLPERLGLGKRFVPIRSTRGVTKADMRENDALPRVEVDADTFTVTIDGEAVEPAPAEELPMAQRYFLF, encoded by the coding sequence ATGGCTGAGCTCAGCCGTGCCGTGTACGCGGACCTGTTCGGGCCCACCACGGGTGACCGGATCCGGCTCGCCGACACCGAACTGCTCGTCGAGATCGAGGAGGACCGCTCGGGCGGGCCCGGTCGCGCGGGTGACGAGGCGGTGTTCGGCGGCGGCAAGGTGATCCGCGAGTCGATGGGCCAGTCGCGTACGACGCGAGCGGAGGGCGCCCCCGACACCGTCGTCACCGGCGCGGTGATCATCGACCACTGGGGTGTCGTCAAGGCCGACATCGGCATCCGTGACGGCCGCATCACCGGCATCGGGAAGGCCGGCAACCCGGACACGATGGACGGCGTCCACCCGGATCTGGTCATCGGTCCGGAGACCGAGGTGATCGCGGGCAACGGGAAGATCGTCACCGCCGGGGCGATCGACGCCCATGTCCACTTCATCTCGCCGACCATCGTCGACCAGGCGCTGACCTCGGGCATCACCACGCTCGTCGGCGGCGGCACCGGACCGGCCGAGGGCACGAAGGCGACCACGATCACTCCCGGCCCCTGGCACCTCGCCCGGATGTTCGAGGCGCTCGAAGCGTTCCCCGTCAACATCGGGCTGCTCGGCAAGGGCAACACGACGTCCCGCGAGGCCATGTACTCGCAGCTGCGCGGCGGCGCGCTCGGCTTCAAGATCCATGAGGACTGGGGCGCGACGCCGGCCGTCATCGACGCCTGCCTGGGCGTGTGCGAGGAGACCGGCGCGCAGCTCGCCGTGCACACGGACACGCTGAACGAGGCCGGGTTCGTCGGCGACACCCTCGCCGCGATCGCGGGTCGCACCATCCACGCGTACCACACGGAGGGCGCGGGCGGCGGGCACGCACCGGACATCATCACCGTGGTCTCGGAGCCCTACGTCCTGCCCAGTTCCACGAATCCGACCCGGCCGCACACCATCAACACCATCGAGGAACACCTCGACATGCTGATGGTCTGCCACCACCTCAATCCGGCCGTGCCCGAGGATCTCGCCTTCGCCGAGTCGAGGATCCGGCCGTCCACGATCGCGGCCGAGGACGTGCTGCACGACATCGGCGCCATCTCGATCATCTCGTCCGACTCCCAGGCGATGGGGCGCGTGGGCGAGGTCGTCCTGCGGACCTGGCAGACCGCGCACGTCATGAAGCTGCGCAGGGGCACCCTCCCCGGCGACGGCCGCGCGGACAATCTGCGAGTTCGTCGCTATGTCGCCAAATACACGATCAACCCCGCCGTCGCCCAGGGCCTCGACCACGAGATCGGCTCGGTCGAACCGGGCAAGCTCGCCGATCTGGTGCTGTGGGAACCGGCGTTCTTCGGCGTCAAGCCGCAACTGGTCATCAAGGGGGGCCAGATCGCGTACGCGCAGATGGGCGACGCCAACGCCTCCATCCCCACGCCGCAACCGGTGCTCCCGCGGCGGATGTTCGGCGCGCTCGGCAGGGCTCCGGCTGCGGGCTCGTTCAATTTCGTCGCCGGGGCGGCGATCGAGGACGGTCTGCCCGAACGCCTCGGGCTCGGGAAGCGTTTCGTCCCGATCCGCAGCACCAGGGGCGTCACCAAGGCCGACATGCGGGAGAACGACGCCCTGCCCCGCGTCGAGGTCGACGCCGACACCTTCACCGTGACCATCGACGGCGAGGCGGTCGAGCCGGCACCGGCGGAGGAACTGCCCATGGCCCAGCGGTACTTCCTGTTCTGA
- a CDS encoding urease subunit beta → MIPGEILYADEPVRLNEGRETTRLTVLNTADRPVQVGSHYHFAEANPGLDLDRAAARGLRLNIAAGTAVRFEPGIPVDVELVPIGGLRVVAGLRGETGGALDG, encoded by the coding sequence ATGATTCCCGGAGAGATCCTGTACGCGGACGAGCCGGTCCGGCTGAACGAGGGCCGCGAGACCACCCGGCTGACCGTGCTGAACACCGCCGACCGGCCCGTCCAGGTCGGCTCCCACTACCACTTCGCCGAGGCCAACCCCGGGCTGGACCTCGACCGTGCCGCCGCGCGCGGGTTGCGGCTGAACATCGCGGCCGGCACCGCCGTCCGGTTCGAGCCCGGCATCCCGGTCGACGTCGAACTCGTACCGATCGGCGGCCTCCGTGTCGTCGCGGGCCTGCGCGGGGAGACCGGAGGTGCGCTCGATGGCTGA
- a CDS encoding urease subunit gamma: protein MQLTPHEQERLLIHVAADVAERRRARGVKLNHPEAVALITTHILEGARDGRTVAELMASGRKVLTRDDVMAGIPEMIHDVQVEATFPDGTKLVTVHEPIV from the coding sequence GTGCAACTGACGCCGCATGAGCAGGAACGGCTGCTCATCCATGTTGCTGCCGATGTCGCGGAGAGGCGCAGAGCCCGCGGGGTGAAGCTCAACCACCCCGAGGCCGTCGCGCTCATCACCACGCACATCCTGGAAGGTGCCCGCGACGGGCGCACCGTCGCCGAACTCATGGCCTCCGGGCGGAAAGTGCTCACCCGCGACGACGTCATGGCGGGCATCCCCGAGATGATCCACGACGTCCAGGTCGAGGCGACCTTCCCCGACGGCACCAAGCTCGTCACCGTCCACGAACCGATCGTCTGA
- a CDS encoding type II toxin-antitoxin system Phd/YefM family antitoxin → MAYEIPVTQARAELAELINRVVYGGERVVVTRHGKPLVALVSAADLERLEAAEHPADEAVLPSVSTLRTSAPSAPGERGRFGIAAEHRPPGPGGRGV, encoded by the coding sequence ATGGCCTATGAGATTCCGGTGACGCAAGCACGGGCAGAGCTCGCCGAGCTGATCAACCGTGTCGTGTACGGCGGCGAGCGCGTGGTCGTCACCCGCCACGGAAAGCCGCTCGTGGCGCTCGTCTCGGCCGCTGACCTGGAGCGACTGGAGGCCGCGGAGCACCCGGCCGACGAGGCCGTGCTCCCCTCGGTCTCGACGCTGCGCACCTCCGCGCCGTCCGCTCCGGGCGAACGCGGCCGCTTCGGCATCGCGGCGGAGCATCGCCCTCCGGGCCCGGGCGGCCGGGGCGTCTGA
- a CDS encoding ATP-dependent Clp protease proteolytic subunit, with translation MNHPSARHVLPEFTERTSAGLRTLDPYAKLLAERIVFLGAPVDDTSANDVIAQLLHLEYAAPDQDIALYINSPGGSLSAMTAIYDTMQVVTCDIATTCLGRAASTAAVLLAAGAPGKRIALPGARIVVQQPSLAEPVQGQPTDLDLQAQELLRLRELMAAVLVRHTGRSAERIAEDIERDKVFDAPGAKEYGLIDHIVKNRKTSATSLHGR, from the coding sequence ATGAACCACCCGTCCGCCCGCCATGTCCTGCCGGAGTTCACGGAGCGCACCAGCGCAGGGCTCCGCACCCTCGATCCGTACGCGAAGCTCCTCGCCGAGCGGATCGTGTTCCTCGGCGCACCGGTCGACGACACCTCGGCCAACGACGTCATCGCGCAGCTCCTGCACCTCGAGTACGCCGCCCCGGACCAGGACATCGCGCTCTACATCAACTCCCCCGGCGGTTCCCTCAGCGCGATGACCGCCATTTACGACACGATGCAGGTGGTGACCTGCGACATCGCCACGACCTGTCTGGGCCGGGCCGCCTCGACGGCCGCGGTGCTGCTGGCGGCAGGCGCCCCCGGCAAGCGGATCGCCCTGCCCGGTGCCCGGATCGTCGTCCAGCAGCCTTCCCTGGCGGAGCCGGTGCAGGGACAGCCGACCGATCTCGATCTCCAGGCTCAGGAGTTGCTGCGGCTGCGGGAGCTGATGGCCGCCGTGCTCGTACGCCACACCGGTCGGAGCGCCGAGCGCATCGCCGAGGACATCGAGCGTGACAAGGTCTTCGACGCCCCGGGCGCCAAGGAATACGGGCTGATCGATCACATCGTCAAGAACCGGAAGACGTCCGCGACTTCCCTCCACGGCCGGTGA
- a CDS encoding C40 family peptidase, whose protein sequence is MSAQTHLPSLLSRTGAVSALTIAAVGGSLVLPGGAPEAHATAAHATKALNVAASKKGSPYRYGATGPHRFDCSGLTLYAYKKAGKKLPRTAQQQYNRTRHIRASQRQRGDLVFFQARGYVYHVGIYAGGGRIWHSPKTGSVVKLSKIWSKSVRYGRVR, encoded by the coding sequence ATGTCTGCGCAGACACATCTCCCGTCCCTGTTGTCCCGGACGGGTGCCGTCTCGGCACTCACGATCGCGGCCGTCGGCGGCTCGCTGGTCCTGCCGGGCGGCGCGCCCGAGGCCCATGCCACCGCGGCACACGCGACGAAGGCACTCAACGTGGCCGCGTCGAAGAAGGGCTCTCCGTACCGCTACGGGGCCACGGGGCCGCATCGCTTCGACTGTTCGGGACTGACGCTCTACGCGTACAAGAAGGCCGGCAAGAAGCTGCCGCGCACGGCCCAGCAGCAGTACAACCGGACCCGTCATATCCGCGCTTCCCAACGGCAGCGCGGTGACCTGGTCTTCTTCCAGGCCCGCGGATACGTGTACCACGTCGGCATCTACGCGGGAGGCGGCAGGATCTGGCACTCGCCGAAGACCGGTTCCGTGGTGAAGCTGAGCAAGATCTGGTCCAAGAGCGTGCGCTACGGGCGCGTGCGCTGA
- a CDS encoding ATP-binding protein codes for MADHQEASITLPSDPASVPAARRYVSEVLTEWGLPREDDAADTVRLIVSELATNAVQHTFGQSPTFTVDVRLERDEQLCVGVTDSHPRWPQRLPAAVQQDNGRGMVIIRWLAAECGGRLHVSPTPEGGKTVWIAMPWSPAPAVVRTERGAVPSGGLPGDPAPQGHRP; via the coding sequence ATGGCCGACCATCAGGAAGCCTCCATCACCCTGCCGAGCGATCCCGCCTCGGTCCCCGCCGCGCGGAGATACGTCTCCGAGGTCCTCACCGAGTGGGGGCTGCCGAGGGAGGACGACGCGGCCGACACGGTCCGTCTCATCGTCTCCGAACTGGCCACCAACGCCGTTCAGCACACCTTCGGACAGTCACCCACCTTCACGGTCGACGTCCGTCTCGAGCGCGACGAACAGCTGTGCGTCGGTGTGACCGACAGCCATCCGCGCTGGCCGCAGCGGCTGCCCGCGGCGGTGCAGCAGGACAACGGCCGCGGCATGGTGATCATCCGCTGGCTCGCCGCCGAGTGCGGGGGCAGGCTGCACGTCAGCCCTACCCCGGAAGGCGGCAAGACCGTCTGGATCGCCATGCCCTGGAGCCCCGCGCCGGCCGTCGTCCGCACCGAGCGCGGGGCGGTCCCGTCGGGCGGGCTCCCCGGCGACCCCGCTCCACAGGGGCACCGGCCCTGA
- a CDS encoding helix-turn-helix domain-containing protein: MRHGPAVRRRKLGEELRGLRLDAGLTSREAARLAGWHQSKVSRIETGASGVKPADVARLLDAYGVADPRLRELLGTLAGTADGGGTGWWHAYRGVIPPQYRDFISLESQASTARTLETSVVPGLLQTADYARAVTLSALEGAPTATVDSLVEVRIARQQVLRAERPLSFSAVLDEAVLRRQVGGRRVMRGQLRRVMEMAQLPHVRLQVLPFSTGGYVGLTGPFVIFSFPNTSDLDVVVLDHLTSSLYLERKEDLEAYGAAFRTMQAHALSLQDSLDLIAGIDDSA, from the coding sequence ATGCGGCACGGTCCCGCGGTGCGCCGCCGCAAGCTCGGTGAGGAACTGCGCGGCCTGCGGCTGGACGCGGGCCTCACCAGCCGGGAGGCGGCACGCCTGGCGGGTTGGCACCAGTCGAAGGTGAGCCGCATCGAGACCGGTGCGAGCGGGGTGAAGCCCGCCGATGTGGCCCGGTTGCTCGACGCCTACGGGGTGGCCGATCCGCGGCTGCGGGAGCTGCTGGGGACGCTGGCGGGCACGGCGGACGGCGGGGGCACGGGCTGGTGGCACGCCTACCGCGGGGTGATCCCTCCCCAGTACCGGGACTTCATCAGCCTGGAGTCCCAGGCGAGTACGGCGCGGACGCTGGAGACCTCGGTGGTGCCCGGACTGCTGCAGACCGCCGACTACGCACGGGCGGTGACCCTTTCCGCGCTCGAAGGAGCGCCGACGGCCACGGTGGACTCGCTGGTGGAGGTGCGCATCGCCCGTCAGCAAGTGCTCCGTGCGGAGCGGCCGCTGAGCTTCAGCGCGGTGCTGGACGAGGCGGTGCTGCGGCGGCAGGTGGGCGGCCGCCGGGTGATGCGCGGGCAGTTGCGCCGAGTGATGGAGATGGCCCAACTCCCGCATGTGCGCCTGCAGGTGCTCCCCTTCTCGACCGGTGGTTATGTGGGACTGACCGGACCTTTCGTTATCTTCTCATTCCCGAACACTTCTGATCTGGACGTGGTTGTTCTTGACCATCTGACGAGTAGTCTCTACCTCGAACGGAAGGAAGACCTCGAGGCGTACGGCGCCGCTTTCCGCACCATGCAGGCGCATGCGCTCTCGCTCCAGGACTCGTTGGATCTCATCGCCGGAATCGACGACAGCGCGTAG
- a CDS encoding DUF397 domain-containing protein: MSAHDAHVRPRLRTPWQRSSRSVGMNNCVETARCADGALAVRDSKNTHLRFLVFSPAAWTGFVRGLREGAGG, encoded by the coding sequence ATGTCTGCTCACGACGCACATGTACGCCCTCGGCTGCGCACTCCGTGGCAGCGCAGCAGCCGCAGTGTCGGAATGAACAACTGCGTGGAGACCGCACGGTGCGCCGACGGCGCCCTGGCCGTGCGCGACTCGAAGAACACCCACCTCCGCTTCCTCGTGTTCTCGCCCGCCGCCTGGACCGGCTTCGTGCGCGGGCTGCGCGAGGGCGCGGGCGGCTGA